The following are from one region of the Georgenia sp. M64 genome:
- a CDS encoding alpha/beta fold hydrolase — translation MGRTDLLGGTLPVLTFGRGPDLVVLPGLEAASGNPTGLARRMEEARYAAYARTRTVHVVRRPVGIAPGTTMADLAGSLACAITADLSTSVDVMGISTGGSLALQLAVDHPQVVRRLVLVSAAARLHDDARATQRRWAERVRAGRRRRAAAGQAELMGASAAGVAFWRAALWLGAPLVVPDDPTDLLRTVEAEDSYDVTARLGEVTAPTLLVAGARDGNYGADLLRRTAAGIPGARLRLHPRYGHAAATSSRRVPAMVLDFLAG, via the coding sequence ATGGGTCGCACCGACCTGCTCGGCGGCACACTCCCGGTGCTGACGTTCGGCCGCGGCCCGGACCTCGTCGTCCTGCCCGGACTCGAGGCCGCGAGCGGCAACCCGACCGGCCTGGCCCGCCGGATGGAGGAGGCCCGCTACGCGGCGTACGCGCGGACCCGGACCGTGCACGTGGTGCGCCGTCCGGTGGGCATCGCACCGGGCACGACCATGGCCGACCTCGCCGGCTCCCTCGCGTGCGCGATCACCGCGGACCTCAGCACCTCCGTGGACGTCATGGGTATCTCCACGGGCGGGTCGCTCGCCCTGCAGCTCGCCGTCGACCACCCGCAGGTGGTGCGCCGGCTGGTGCTGGTCTCCGCGGCTGCCCGGCTCCACGACGACGCCCGCGCCACGCAGCGACGGTGGGCCGAGCGGGTGCGGGCCGGCCGACGCCGGCGGGCCGCGGCCGGGCAGGCCGAGCTCATGGGCGCCAGTGCGGCGGGAGTCGCGTTCTGGCGGGCGGCGCTGTGGCTCGGCGCTCCGCTCGTGGTCCCGGACGACCCCACCGACCTGCTGCGCACGGTCGAGGCCGAGGACTCCTACGACGTCACCGCCCGGCTCGGCGAGGTCACCGCACCGACGCTGCTGGTCGCCGGGGCCCGCGACGGCAACTACGGCGCGGACCTCCTGCGGCGCACCGCGGCGGGGATCCCCGGTGCCCGCCTGCGCCTCCACCCCCGCTATGGCCACGCCGCCGCGACGAGCAGCCGCCGCGTGCCGGCGATGGTGCTGGACTTCCTCGCCGGGTGA
- a CDS encoding NAD(P)H-quinone oxidoreductase, with amino-acid sequence MRAITTEDQTLTLTDLPDPEAGPGEVLVRVAAAGVNRADLLQRAGHYPPPAGASDVLGLEAAGTVAAVGEGVTGWTVGDEVAALLAGGGYAELVAVPAGQLLPVPAGVDLVDAAALPEAVCTAWSNLVMTGGLRAGETVLVHGGSGGVGSAAIQIAAALGAQVITTAGGPERTARCRELGADVAVDHRTEDVTAAVREATHGRGVDVVLDVLGAGALAANVEMLATGGRLVVIGTQQGRRGELDLGALMTRRASIHATTLRARPVAEKAAVVAEVREHVWPMVEDGRVRPLVQERVPLAEAERAHALLRDGAVFGKVLLVP; translated from the coding sequence ATGCGCGCCATCACCACCGAGGACCAGACCCTGACGCTCACCGACCTGCCCGACCCGGAGGCCGGACCGGGTGAGGTGCTCGTGCGGGTCGCCGCGGCCGGGGTCAACCGGGCCGACCTGCTCCAGCGCGCCGGCCACTACCCGCCCCCGGCGGGGGCCAGCGACGTCCTGGGGCTCGAGGCCGCCGGCACGGTGGCCGCCGTGGGCGAGGGCGTCACCGGCTGGACGGTCGGCGACGAGGTGGCCGCCCTCCTCGCCGGCGGCGGCTACGCCGAGCTCGTGGCCGTGCCCGCCGGGCAGCTCCTCCCCGTCCCCGCGGGGGTGGACCTGGTCGACGCCGCGGCCCTGCCCGAGGCGGTGTGCACGGCCTGGTCGAACCTCGTCATGACCGGCGGGCTGCGCGCCGGCGAGACCGTGCTCGTCCACGGCGGCTCCGGTGGCGTCGGTTCGGCCGCGATCCAGATCGCCGCGGCGCTGGGCGCCCAGGTCATCACCACGGCGGGCGGCCCGGAGCGGACGGCGCGGTGCCGCGAGCTCGGCGCCGACGTCGCCGTCGACCACCGCACGGAGGACGTCACGGCGGCGGTGCGGGAGGCGACGCACGGCCGGGGCGTCGACGTCGTCCTCGACGTCCTCGGCGCCGGCGCACTGGCGGCCAACGTCGAGATGCTCGCGACGGGCGGCCGCCTCGTGGTCATCGGGACGCAGCAGGGCCGGCGCGGCGAGCTGGACCTCGGCGCCCTCATGACCCGGCGGGCGAGCATCCACGCCACGACCCTGCGGGCCCGGCCGGTCGCGGAGAAGGCCGCGGTCGTCGCCGAGGTGCGCGAGCACGTCTGGCCGATGGTCGAGGACGGACGCGTGCGGCCGCTCGTCCAGGAGCGGGTGCCGCTCGCCGAGGCCGAGCGCGCCCACGCGCTCCTGCGTGACGGGGCGGTGTTCGGCAAGGTCCTGCTCGTCCCCTGA
- a CDS encoding YdeI/OmpD-associated family protein — translation MGEDREAIYFDGPAAWRSWLEENHATEREVWVGYWKKSSGRAVLTWSEAVDQALCFGWIDGVRQSVDDDRSRQRFTPRRARSSWSRINVAKVSALEEQGLMTPAGRAAFEARVPEREGVYTYENGAVELPPAYAAQLAASPRAQAFFEARRPSYRKIARQWVMSAKRESTRDRRMAELVADCEAGRLIRPQRYGADAG, via the coding sequence ATGGGCGAGGACCGCGAGGCGATCTACTTCGACGGCCCCGCGGCGTGGCGGTCCTGGCTCGAGGAGAACCACGCCACCGAGCGTGAGGTCTGGGTCGGCTACTGGAAGAAGAGCAGCGGCCGGGCCGTCCTCACGTGGAGCGAGGCGGTGGACCAGGCCCTCTGCTTCGGCTGGATCGACGGCGTGCGCCAGAGCGTCGACGACGATCGCAGCAGACAGCGGTTCACCCCTCGGCGCGCCAGGAGCAGCTGGAGCCGGATCAACGTCGCCAAGGTCTCGGCCCTCGAGGAGCAGGGGCTGATGACCCCCGCCGGCCGAGCCGCGTTCGAGGCCCGGGTGCCGGAGCGGGAGGGGGTCTACACCTACGAGAACGGCGCGGTGGAGCTGCCCCCGGCGTACGCCGCGCAGCTCGCCGCCTCACCTCGAGCGCAGGCGTTCTTCGAGGCCCGGCGACCGTCGTACCGCAAGATCGCGAGGCAGTGGGTCATGTCGGCCAAGCGGGAGAGCACCCGCGACCGGCGGATGGCCGAGCTCGTGGCCGACTGCGAGGCGGGCCGGCTGATCCGTCCCCAGCGCTACGGCGCCGACGCCGGGTAG
- a CDS encoding TetR/AcrR family transcriptional regulator, with protein MSGQTRSAVAQRTTARQGGSDRGGRRRAEIAEAAAAILREEGPGGVSHRTVARRVGCSLSLTTYYYESLDELLGEAGRINIGLWASRAEAVAEEVEADPPPTDRETVTALVLRACLPEGDELLGHYLQLIAAARSAPVTRSYRTGRDRLNGALVRVLRQVRSECPPELVIAVVDGAAVSALSEGRDVRVTAAQLLQHVL; from the coding sequence ATGAGTGGACAGACCCGCTCAGCGGTCGCCCAGCGGACGACTGCCCGCCAGGGCGGTTCGGACCGGGGCGGCAGGAGACGGGCGGAGATCGCCGAGGCCGCAGCGGCCATCCTGCGCGAGGAGGGCCCGGGCGGCGTCTCGCACCGCACCGTCGCCCGTCGCGTGGGCTGCTCGCTGTCCCTGACGACCTACTACTACGAGAGCCTCGATGAGCTGCTCGGCGAAGCCGGCCGGATCAACATCGGCCTGTGGGCGTCACGGGCTGAAGCGGTCGCAGAGGAGGTGGAGGCCGACCCACCACCGACCGACCGCGAGACCGTGACGGCTCTTGTCCTACGGGCCTGCCTGCCGGAGGGCGACGAGCTCCTCGGCCACTACCTCCAGCTGATCGCGGCAGCACGCTCCGCTCCCGTGACGCGGTCCTACCGAACGGGCCGAGACCGCCTCAACGGTGCGCTGGTCAGGGTGCTGCGCCAGGTCCGCAGCGAGTGCCCACCGGAGCTGGTCATCGCCGTCGTCGACGGCGCGGCCGTCTCGGCCCTGAGCGAGGGCCGGGACGTGCGGGTGACGGCGGCCCAGCTGCTCCAGCACGTGCTCTAG
- the argB gene encoding acetylglutamate kinase: MTTQSLDRPTLPSPVAQAFSTERDLRPDQKAEVLVQALPWLERFAGGRVVIKYGGHAMVDEELQRAFAEDVLFLHRVGMKPVVVHGGGPQISQMLDRLGMSSEFRSGLRVTTPEVMDVVRMVLTGQVQRRLVGLLNARVAHAVGISGEDGGLFRARRLGTGASGDEVDVGLVGDVVTVNPQAVEDLLSGDRIPVISTVAPDIDDPEHVLNVNADTAAAALAVALGARKLVILTDVEGLYQRWPDRSSLLRRVSVSQLERLLPDLRSGMAPKMAACLRAVRGGVPQAHVIDGRHAHSMLVEIFTEEDMGTMVLPDGAA, encoded by the coding sequence ATGACCACACAGTCCCTCGACCGCCCCACTCTCCCGTCCCCCGTCGCGCAGGCGTTCTCCACCGAGCGAGACCTGCGCCCCGACCAGAAGGCGGAGGTGCTCGTCCAGGCGCTGCCCTGGCTCGAGCGCTTCGCCGGTGGCCGTGTCGTCATCAAGTACGGCGGGCACGCCATGGTGGACGAGGAGCTCCAGCGGGCCTTCGCCGAGGACGTCCTGTTCCTCCACCGGGTCGGCATGAAACCGGTCGTGGTCCACGGCGGCGGGCCGCAGATCTCGCAGATGCTGGACCGGCTCGGGATGAGCTCGGAGTTCCGCAGCGGGCTGCGGGTGACGACGCCCGAGGTGATGGACGTCGTCCGCATGGTCCTCACCGGACAGGTCCAGCGCAGGCTGGTCGGGCTGCTCAACGCCCGGGTGGCCCACGCCGTCGGGATCTCCGGGGAGGACGGCGGACTCTTCCGCGCTCGACGCCTGGGTACGGGCGCGTCGGGGGACGAGGTCGACGTGGGCCTGGTCGGCGACGTCGTCACGGTGAACCCGCAGGCCGTGGAGGACCTCCTCAGTGGCGACCGGATCCCGGTGATCTCGACCGTCGCCCCTGACATCGACGACCCCGAGCACGTGCTCAACGTCAACGCCGACACGGCAGCGGCCGCACTCGCCGTCGCACTGGGCGCCCGAAAGCTGGTGATCCTCACCGACGTCGAGGGCCTCTACCAGCGCTGGCCGGACCGGTCCTCGTTGCTGCGTCGCGTCTCGGTCTCGCAGCTCGAGAGGCTGCTGCCAGATCTGCGGTCCGGCATGGCACCGAAGATGGCGGCGTGCCTGCGGGCGGTGCGCGGTGGGGTGCCACAGGCCCACGTCATCGACGGCCGGCACGCGCACTCGATGCTGGTGGAGATCTTCACCGAGGAGGACATGGGGACCATGGTGCTGCCGGACGGTGCCGCATGA
- a CDS encoding MFS transporter has product MNIREAGSTSVDTGAASVSGSDDSVPGAGGARLGNGCSLAPPTCPDRAAQEICAERSALRRAAGASFIGNFVEWFDYASYGFLATVIARVFFPETDSTTALLATFAVFAVSFVMRPIGGIFWGSLGDRKGRRWALSWSILLMSGATFLIALLPGYATIGLAAPVLLLLLRMVQGFSASGEYAGAAAFLAEYAPAGRRGLYTCFVPASTATGLLAGSLFVTLLHATTSDAALDSWGWRIPFLLAGPLGLVGRYIRVHLEDSPKYREMAASADRQTTRCAPVTEVLRRHRGKVAIAFGVTCLNAVAFYLLLSYMPTYLVTELGMREDLSFLASTISLTVYIAAVFAMGHLSDRFGRRRMLILACVLFIVLTVPLFTLLQGVNLAVVIAVEIAFGVMLTANDGTLATFLAEIFPTRVRYSGFALSFNAANALFGGTAPFVATWLIQVTGSAAAPAWYLTAAAVLALGAMIASRETAFTELAND; this is encoded by the coding sequence ATGAACATCCGAGAGGCTGGCTCCACGAGCGTCGACACCGGGGCAGCGTCCGTCTCCGGCAGCGACGACAGCGTCCCGGGCGCCGGAGGCGCGAGGCTCGGCAACGGCTGTTCCCTCGCCCCGCCGACCTGCCCCGACCGAGCCGCTCAGGAGATCTGCGCGGAGCGCAGCGCCCTCCGCCGCGCCGCCGGGGCCAGCTTCATCGGCAACTTCGTCGAGTGGTTCGACTACGCCTCGTACGGCTTCCTCGCCACGGTCATCGCGCGCGTTTTCTTCCCGGAGACGGACAGCACGACGGCGCTGCTCGCCACGTTCGCCGTCTTCGCGGTCTCGTTCGTCATGCGTCCGATCGGTGGGATCTTCTGGGGCAGCCTGGGGGACCGCAAGGGGCGGAGGTGGGCGCTGTCCTGGTCGATCCTCCTGATGTCGGGGGCGACGTTCCTCATAGCACTGCTCCCCGGCTACGCCACGATCGGCCTTGCGGCCCCGGTGCTGCTGCTCCTGCTGCGCATGGTCCAGGGCTTCTCCGCCTCTGGCGAGTACGCAGGTGCAGCCGCCTTCCTCGCCGAGTACGCCCCGGCCGGGCGGCGGGGCCTGTACACCTGCTTCGTTCCGGCCAGCACGGCGACCGGGCTGCTCGCGGGATCGCTGTTCGTGACGCTGCTGCACGCCACCACCTCCGACGCCGCGCTCGACTCGTGGGGCTGGCGCATCCCGTTCCTCCTGGCCGGACCGCTGGGCCTAGTCGGCCGGTACATCCGGGTCCACCTCGAGGACTCGCCCAAGTATCGCGAGATGGCGGCGAGCGCCGACCGGCAGACGACGAGGTGTGCGCCAGTGACGGAGGTCTTGCGCCGGCACCGGGGCAAGGTCGCCATCGCCTTCGGCGTGACGTGCCTCAACGCGGTGGCCTTCTACCTGCTGCTCAGCTACATGCCGACCTACCTCGTCACCGAGCTGGGCATGCGCGAGGACCTGTCGTTCCTCGCCTCGACGATCTCGTTGACCGTCTACATCGCGGCCGTCTTCGCGATGGGGCACCTCTCCGACCGGTTCGGCCGGCGGCGCATGCTGATCCTCGCGTGCGTGCTCTTCATCGTCCTGACGGTCCCGCTCTTCACGCTGCTGCAGGGAGTCAACCTCGCAGTCGTGATCGCGGTGGAGATCGCTTTCGGGGTCATGCTCACCGCAAACGACGGCACCCTCGCCACCTTCCTGGCGGAGATCTTCCCGACCCGCGTGCGTTACAGCGGCTTCGCCCTGAGCTTCAACGCGGCGAACGCGCTGTTCGGCGGGACGGCGCCGTTCGTCGCCACCTGGCTCATCCAGGTGACCGGCTCCGCAGCGGCCCCTGCCTGGTACCTCACCGCCGCAGCGGTCCTCGCCCTCGGGGCGATGATCGCGAGCCGGGAGACCGCGTTCACCGAACTCGCGAACGACTGA
- a CDS encoding DMT family transporter, which translates to MTTQTVAPVSGHLMNKKLGFTAMLLSATGMGFVGTFGRLSTPIDPTTGVRYITGDFLAFGRMTVGALGMLVIVVILKKMPDLRRTRLSPAVIAGGLSIGMSLAFYVSATLMTTIANAVFLIYTGPLFSAILAWIFLKERIDLKNALFLLLVFLGMIMTIGLVSWTLGEGLVVGLDLSADPEMPNKTLGDVFGLASGLFYGLALFFYRYRGDMGSEVRSLWNFTFGAVGAIAVMIFRMNTLDPTNPLEVMTPTNWAWAVGMFLFCGLFAIGLLPVAGKHLMAVELSTVSYWECVVGIILGAVVWSETMTAIGALGGVLIIVGGMGPMLVELVMKPRRSGGLSAAAPSLPER; encoded by the coding sequence ATGACCACCCAGACCGTCGCCCCCGTGTCGGGGCACCTCATGAACAAGAAGCTCGGCTTCACCGCGATGCTCCTCTCCGCGACGGGCATGGGCTTCGTCGGGACATTCGGGCGGCTCTCCACGCCGATCGACCCCACCACCGGCGTCCGATACATCACCGGTGACTTCCTCGCCTTCGGGCGCATGACCGTGGGCGCCCTCGGCATGCTCGTCATCGTCGTCATCCTCAAGAAGATGCCCGACCTTCGGCGGACGAGGCTTTCCCCGGCCGTCATCGCCGGAGGCCTGAGCATCGGCATGTCGCTGGCGTTCTACGTGTCCGCGACGCTCATGACAACGATCGCCAACGCCGTCTTCCTCATCTACACCGGTCCGCTCTTCTCGGCGATCCTCGCGTGGATCTTCCTCAAGGAGAGGATCGACCTCAAGAACGCACTGTTCCTGCTCCTGGTGTTCCTCGGCATGATCATGACGATCGGACTTGTCAGCTGGACGCTGGGCGAGGGACTGGTCGTCGGCCTGGACCTGAGCGCCGACCCGGAGATGCCGAACAAGACGCTCGGCGACGTCTTCGGCCTCGCCTCCGGGCTCTTCTACGGGCTCGCGCTCTTCTTCTACCGCTACCGCGGCGACATGGGCTCCGAGGTGCGGTCGCTCTGGAACTTCACGTTCGGAGCGGTCGGTGCCATCGCCGTGATGATCTTCCGGATGAACACCCTGGACCCCACCAACCCGCTCGAGGTGATGACGCCGACGAACTGGGCGTGGGCGGTCGGGATGTTCCTCTTCTGCGGCCTGTTCGCCATCGGCCTTCTCCCGGTCGCGGGTAAGCACCTCATGGCGGTCGAGCTCTCCACCGTGTCGTACTGGGAGTGCGTCGTCGGGATCATCCTCGGCGCGGTCGTCTGGTCCGAGACCATGACGGCGATCGGCGCCCTCGGTGGCGTGCTCATCATCGTCGGCGGGATGGGGCCCATGCTGGTCGAGCTCGTCATGAAGCCACGCCGATCCGGGGGCCTCTCGGCAGCCGCTCCCTCACTCCCCGAGCGCTGA
- a CDS encoding serine/threonine protein kinase — translation MPKIVNSWNDFDPLKHAIVGRADFSMIPPEEPATSEKVPVDSEMRGMWGPRPTETVERANEQLDNYVKVLEQHGVKADRPTPLQWNQHIQTPDFRNDSMMTAMPPRDILLTIGNEIMASANSFRCRYFEYLAYWPLMNEYFENDPEFKWSQAPRPRLTDKSYKHNYYDEKISLEDRLVRTANKDFVTTEVEPMWDAADVMRVGKDLFIQHGLTTNRKAMEWFKRYYPDLRVHSVNFPGDPYPIHIDATFVPLRPGLIINNPHRPLPVEQRAIFEANDWQIVEAAKPAHDGPPPLCYSSVWLSMNCLVLDHKTVVVEESEVYQAEQMDKLGMNVIPVPFRDAYPFGGGLHCATADVYREGGMEDYFPNQVEDPTLV, via the coding sequence ATGCCAAAGATCGTCAACTCGTGGAACGACTTCGACCCGCTCAAGCACGCGATCGTGGGGCGCGCCGACTTCAGCATGATCCCGCCGGAGGAGCCGGCCACCTCCGAGAAGGTGCCGGTGGACTCCGAGATGCGCGGGATGTGGGGTCCGCGGCCCACCGAGACCGTCGAGAGAGCCAACGAGCAGCTCGACAACTACGTCAAGGTGCTCGAGCAGCACGGCGTGAAGGCCGACCGGCCCACCCCGCTGCAGTGGAACCAGCACATCCAGACGCCGGACTTCCGCAACGACTCGATGATGACCGCGATGCCGCCCCGCGACATCCTGCTCACGATCGGCAACGAGATCATGGCCTCGGCGAACTCGTTCCGGTGCCGGTACTTCGAGTACCTGGCCTACTGGCCCCTGATGAACGAGTACTTCGAGAACGACCCGGAGTTCAAGTGGTCGCAGGCCCCCCGGCCGCGCCTGACGGACAAGTCCTACAAGCACAACTACTACGACGAGAAGATCTCCCTCGAGGACCGGCTCGTCCGCACCGCCAACAAGGACTTCGTCACCACCGAGGTCGAGCCCATGTGGGACGCGGCGGACGTCATGCGGGTGGGCAAGGACCTGTTCATCCAGCACGGCCTGACGACCAACCGCAAGGCCATGGAGTGGTTCAAGAGGTACTACCCCGACCTGCGGGTGCACTCGGTGAACTTCCCCGGGGACCCCTACCCGATCCACATCGACGCGACGTTCGTGCCGCTGCGGCCGGGCCTCATCATCAACAACCCGCACCGTCCCCTCCCCGTGGAGCAACGGGCGATCTTCGAGGCCAACGACTGGCAGATCGTCGAGGCCGCCAAGCCGGCCCACGACGGCCCGCCGCCGCTGTGCTACTCCTCGGTCTGGCTGTCGATGAACTGCCTGGTCCTGGACCACAAGACCGTCGTGGTCGAGGAGTCCGAGGTCTACCAGGCCGAGCAGATGGACAAGCTCGGGATGAACGTCATCCCCGTACCGTTCCGCGACGCCTACCCCTTCGGCGGCGGTCTGCACTGCGCAACAGCGGACGTCTACCGCGAGGGCGGCATGGAGGACTACTTCCCGAACCAGGTCGAGGACCCCACCCTCGTCTGA
- the arcC gene encoding carbamate kinase, protein MRIVVALGGNALLERGQIADARAQQANVERAVRALAPLAENHELVLTHGNGPQVGVLALQSANDTTLTEPYPFDTLGAMTQGMIGYWMLQSLQNNLPGRHVASIVNQTLVLAGDPAFDNPTKFVGQVYDEEQARQLAEERGWVMKPDGKYFRRVVGSPKPQRIVETRIIRTLIESGAVVVCAGGGGIPVIRDERGLRKGVEAVIDKDLTAAVLAEAIEADFLMILTDVPAVLDGYGTPEQVEIPRATPSFMRKKGFAAGSMGPKVEAACRFVELTGETAAIGRLEDAARIISGDAGTIVTPGGNYGGPDDIRPPLPEPVETAMIRRA, encoded by the coding sequence ATGCGCATCGTCGTCGCACTGGGCGGGAACGCCCTCCTCGAGCGAGGCCAGATCGCCGACGCCCGCGCGCAGCAGGCCAACGTCGAACGCGCCGTCAGGGCCCTCGCGCCGCTCGCCGAGAACCACGAGCTGGTCCTCACCCACGGCAACGGCCCCCAGGTCGGCGTCCTCGCCCTCCAGTCGGCCAACGACACGACCCTGACCGAGCCGTACCCCTTCGACACCCTCGGCGCCATGACGCAGGGAATGATCGGCTACTGGATGCTGCAGTCGCTGCAGAACAACCTTCCCGGGCGGCACGTCGCCTCGATCGTGAACCAGACGCTCGTCCTGGCCGGTGACCCCGCCTTCGACAACCCGACCAAGTTCGTCGGTCAGGTGTACGACGAGGAGCAGGCGAGACAGCTGGCCGAGGAACGCGGCTGGGTGATGAAGCCGGACGGCAAGTACTTCCGGCGCGTCGTCGGCTCCCCGAAGCCCCAGCGGATCGTCGAGACCCGGATCATCCGGACCCTCATCGAGTCCGGCGCCGTCGTCGTCTGCGCCGGCGGCGGCGGGATCCCCGTCATCCGCGACGAGCGCGGCCTGCGCAAGGGGGTCGAGGCCGTCATCGACAAGGACCTCACGGCCGCAGTCCTCGCCGAGGCGATCGAGGCCGACTTCCTCATGATCCTCACCGACGTCCCGGCGGTGCTCGACGGCTACGGAACTCCCGAGCAGGTCGAGATCCCCCGCGCGACCCCCTCGTTCATGCGCAAGAAGGGCTTCGCGGCCGGCTCGATGGGGCCGAAGGTCGAGGCGGCCTGCCGATTCGTCGAGCTCACGGGCGAGACGGCCGCCATCGGCCGTCTCGAGGATGCCGCACGGATCATCTCCGGCGACGCCGGGACGATCGTCACCCCGGGCGGGAACTACGGCGGACCGGACGACATTCGGCCGCCGCTGCCCGAGCCCGTCGAGACGGCGATGATCCGCCGCGCATGA
- the argF gene encoding ornithine carbamoyltransferase, with product MPHRLHGRSFLKELDLTPDEWRSLLDLAAVLKAEKRAGTEVAHLAGKNIALIFEKTSTRTRCSFEVAAFDQGAHVTYLDPAGSQMGHKESVADTARVLGRFYDGIEYRGKSQEAVEVLAEKSGVPVWNGLTDEWHPTQMLADQLTMREHSGKADGEIAFAYLGDARNNVGNSLLISGAMLGMDVRMVAPIELQNAPEVVATATEIAAATGARITITDDVAAGVRGVDFVYTDVWVSMGEPKEVWDERIALLKDYQVNAALMAATGNPEVKFLHCLPAFHDRGTKVGEDIFQKTGMTALEVTDEVFESPASVVFDQAENRMHTIKAVMVATLGS from the coding sequence ATGCCCCACCGCCTCCACGGGCGCAGCTTCCTCAAGGAGCTGGACCTCACCCCCGACGAGTGGCGCTCCCTCCTCGACCTCGCCGCCGTGCTCAAGGCCGAGAAGAGGGCCGGCACCGAGGTGGCGCACCTCGCCGGCAAGAACATCGCGCTCATCTTCGAGAAGACCTCCACACGCACCCGCTGCTCCTTCGAGGTCGCCGCCTTCGACCAGGGCGCGCACGTGACCTACCTCGACCCGGCCGGCTCCCAGATGGGCCACAAGGAGTCCGTCGCGGACACCGCCCGGGTCCTCGGCCGCTTCTACGACGGCATCGAGTACCGCGGCAAGAGCCAGGAGGCCGTGGAGGTCCTGGCCGAGAAGTCCGGCGTCCCGGTGTGGAACGGCCTGACCGACGAGTGGCACCCCACCCAGATGCTCGCCGACCAGCTCACCATGCGCGAGCACAGCGGCAAGGCCGACGGCGAGATCGCCTTCGCCTACCTCGGCGACGCACGCAACAACGTCGGCAACTCGCTGCTCATCTCCGGCGCCATGCTGGGCATGGACGTGCGCATGGTCGCCCCGATAGAGCTCCAGAACGCCCCCGAGGTCGTCGCCACCGCCACGGAGATCGCCGCCGCCACGGGCGCCCGGATCACCATCACCGACGACGTCGCCGCCGGCGTGCGCGGCGTGGACTTCGTCTACACCGACGTCTGGGTCTCCATGGGCGAGCCCAAGGAGGTGTGGGACGAGCGCATCGCCCTGCTCAAGGACTACCAGGTCAACGCCGCCCTCATGGCGGCCACCGGCAACCCGGAGGTGAAGTTCCTCCACTGCCTGCCGGCCTTCCACGACCGGGGCACCAAGGTCGGGGAGGACATCTTCCAGAAGACCGGGATGACCGCCCTCGAGGTGACCGACGAGGTGTTCGAGTCCCCCGCCTCGGTCGTGTTCGACCAGGCCGAGAACCGGATGCACACCATCAAGGCCGTCATGGTCGCCACCCTGGGGAGCTGA